The genomic window TACCCAGTAACGCTGTTTTGTTTTATCGTTTATCGTAAAGAGAGAGAGATCAAAAGATAAATTTTCCTTATAAGAAGCAACTGCTTGAATATGTCCATAATGATAACCATTTATCGTCTTGGCAATGTCAAATAACCATTCCTCGTGACCGAATCCGTATTTATATTCATATGAGTCCTTATTCTTGCTTTTACCAATTCGTCCGGAAGGACATGTCCAACCATTTGTGTTCCAACAAATACGTGCTATCTTTTTTAGTCTGACATTGATCCCAAGTTTTTTGAATGTCTCGGCATAATCAAGTTCATAAGCATAATCAAACTCATCATTATATACTCTCCTTGCAACCTGAAGGAGGGGAAGAAATACTGTATTATCGTCATTACAAATCCACCATCCACTGATGAAGGAATTGTCTAGTGATGCACTATATTTTATCGCATCAAGAATAATCTTTTTAGTCAAATGTGTCATAATAGAAGTCGATTTTAAACAAATTATTGGCACTAATTCAATAATATAGTGCCGATAATTTGCGTGTAGTCATATTCTTTTAATGTAGGATTATCCTTTCCTCTGGCTGCCATTCTACAAGTGAGACGATCGCCAGATATTGTTCCTTTGCAGAGCTCAACTTATTTAAGAAGTTTCACATGTAGCTTTAAATTTAAAATGAATCATGGTATATATACTTTACATATAGCACCGTTCATCGCTAAATGAATCCAACTCATGGTGTTATACTGCTTTTCTATGTCCATGCCCCATCGCCTACCGACATTCTCAATCTCCTTATCAATATTATTTTCCGTTATTTCTTCAGGTTTTAAATGAGTATTATGTTGATTTATCCAACAATTCCAAGCCTCACTTTTGACAAGTTTTTCTTTTCTTTCTTCAAACGGCAAATGTGTAGGTAACATTTTTTTTAATCGATAAATACCCAACTCCCAAAAATACAAGATTCTATGACTAGGATCTAATTCTTGTTTTTTCCTTTCTTTTTCAAGTATTGCCAAAAATTCTGGCTCCTTGATCTCTGGCTGTTGCTGCCAATAATTATTTAATGCTTCATTATCGGCTTTTTGCATTGCCTCAATTCGTTTGTAATCTTCTGTTTGGTATCTTACAACATAAGGGCTTTCACCTACGATTGGAGTATTACCATACCATAATTGACCAACCTCTGGTTGTTTCACTGCAAAGATTGAAGACCCCATACTAAAATCGGTCTTGGATAATTCTTGATATTTAATAATCCAAGAATCGTTTCTATAGTATAAGTTCAATAGATAAAGCGCAGCCATCGAATGTAAAAGAGCTTTTATATTACCATCTTTGAGAGAAGCAAATCTATCATGTTTTACAGCTTGATATGCTTTTTCCCAAAATGTACCAGCTCTTTTATGGGCATTCTTTAATGGTCTTAGAATTCGATTCTCTTCTTTGGTTAAATTGAAGAATGGAGCAACAACCAAAACTCGTTTATCATGTATCGCCCATTTTATATCAATAAGTTTTAAGCAATCCTCATCAAAAAACAAGTTTTTATCTCCACGTTGTTTTGTCCCGCCATTGTCATAATACAATTCCTTGGAAATTGCTTCTATCTGGACGCAACATCGTATAAGTAAATCTGCGATATAGGGTGAAAAAGTCTCCAATTGAGAATTACATGGTTGAGTAATTTCTTTACCATGCTCATGAGTAGTAATTTCATCCGTTATAAATATAAAATTAGAAACATTAATGAACTCTTTTTCGAGACTCAAATATGTCTGCCAAAATATATCTGATTTTTTCATATAAATAAAATTTATCCATCACTGCCCTATAAAAGAGTGGACAGCAATAAATTACTAACAATATTCTATTTTGTAAATTAAACGTAATCTTTCCTCCTTGCATCCAATACTTCAGAAAACAGTTCCATCTCTCTTTTGGAAATACCCAATCGTGTTGCCATTTCTCGCCATCCTTTTACGACTTCAATTACTTCAGAAATAATCTTTTCCGCTATTTTACGATTAAGCATATAATCTTCGCAAGTATCAAGTAAAATACCCAGTTCTGCTTTATTGGAAGTTGATGAGACAAGCAGACTCTGAAACTCATTCAGAGTAGGATTCATATCGTATGCCGGAGAAAGTGTCCAGCCTTTCGCAGTCAAAAGAAAGCCATGATTGCGGAAATGGTCATCACTATTGCCGATGCAGATATTGAATGCAACTCTGCGATACAGTTCTTGCAGATTATCCTCCACGTTAGTACAATTCTGAAGTATGAAATCGACAATATCCAGATAGCCATGGCCGGTATTAGCATTGTCACCATCATTCAAGCCCAATAGAGTCATGGCTGAAGCAAAATGTATACGCTTACCATTTTCCCTTCTGTCAAATCGTCGAGAAAGCAAAGTATGGTATTTGTCGCTAGTAGAGATTACTCTTGTATCCGCAGCATTGACACCAGCCTTCTTTGCCAACAGATGTGAAAAATGTTCCCAAAATCCAACATCATAATCATCTTTGTGGGACGGAAACTTTGCTATATACAAAATCTTGTTCTCGTCAATTACACTTGCCTTTGGACGTGCTCCGCCAAGAGATGAACCAGGCTGTACCAGTTGAGCAATCCAACGCATTTCAGGTAACCTGTTCTCATCTTCACTTTTCTCTATTTCGGAACTAGCTGCAATCAACTCACGAATATCTGTCAGTGGTGGTATGCGCAAGATTTCGCTTGCATTAATATAATCTCCATTTATAGACTCCTTGAATCGAAAAGCCCCTATGCGAGAAAAGTCCTCAATCCCGATAAGATAGTCGAATGAAGAAAGCCGACGCACCGGACGTTTCTCTTCCTTTGCTAGAATCTGTTCCCGACGATTTATCAATGTACGCCCCCACCTGTCTGGAAGGGCATCAGAAAAATATCCGAAAATATCCTTACCTGGAGCTGTATATTGCTGCCCTGGATAGTTATTCAAATCATCACTAAGAA from Parabacteroides distasonis ATCC 8503 includes these protein-coding regions:
- a CDS encoding type II toxin-antitoxin system HipA family toxin, which encodes MKRLYVFADFDWLKEPRLIGELSYESLRGSDSYGFCYSNEWLKDYGSLFLSDDLNNYPGQQYTAPGKDIFGYFSDALPDRWGRTLINRREQILAKEEKRPVRRLSSFDYLIGIEDFSRIGAFRFKESINGDYINASEILRIPPLTDIRELIAASSEIEKSEDENRLPEMRWIAQLVQPGSSLGGARPKASVIDENKILYIAKFPSHKDDYDVGFWEHFSHLLAKKAGVNAADTRVISTSDKYHTLLSRRFDRRENGKRIHFASAMTLLGLNDGDNANTGHGYLDIVDFILQNCTNVEDNLQELYRRVAFNICIGNSDDHFRNHGFLLTAKGWTLSPAYDMNPTLNEFQSLLVSSTSNKAELGILLDTCEDYMLNRKIAEKIISEVIEVVKGWREMATRLGISKREMELFSEVLDARRKDYV